GCTTGCCGGCCTCGAAAGGACGGTCGGGCAGGAGGTCCAGGACAATATCGCGAAAACCCTGGTGCCCTATCTGGGTCTCGAGAATTTCCAGGTCAGCGTCGCCGCGCGGCTGAACACCGACAAGAAGCAGACCAATGAAACCATCTTCGATCCCGAGTCACGCGCCGAGCGGTCGGTCCGGGTGGTCAAGGAAAGCGGGACGACCCAGAATACCAGCGGCAAGTCGTCCGTCAGCGTGACGCAGAATCTGCCGGAGGGCCAGCAGGAAGCGCCGAGCGCGGACAACTCGACGCAGGAATCCGAAAGACGCGAAGAGCTCACCAATTTCGAAATCAACTCGAAGACGATTTCGACGGTGAGCGACGGTTACCGCATCGAAAATCTCTCCGTCGCCGTGGTGGTGAACCGCGATCGCATCGTCGAGCTCCTCGGCAAGGACGCTAAGCCGGAGGATATGCAGGCGCAGACCCGCGAGATCGAACAGCTCGTCGCCTCGGCGGCCGGGCTCGACGAGGCGCGCGGCGACAAGGTGAAGATAACGGCCGTGCAGTTTTTCCAGAATGGCGCCGCGACGGAGCCGGTGGCGGGCGACGGCATCGGCGACCAACTGCTGCGCCAGTCGGGCACGTTGATCAATGCCGTGACCGTGCTCGCCGTGGCCGCGCTGCTGATCTGGTTTGGTCTTAAGCCCGCTCTGCGTACGATCATGCAGCCTGAGGCGCTGCCGCAATCCATGCCTCCCGGCCTGTTGCCGGGCGCGTCCGCCGCCGCGCAGGACGGCGCGCTCGGAATAATGAGCGGGGACGAGCCCAATCTCATCGAGGACGTGACCAGCCGGATGCGGCGCACGCCACAGAAGCGGCTCGAGCAAATGGTGGAATATGACGATGAACAGGCGGCCGCCATCCTGAAGCAATGGATATTGGAGGCGAAGCCCGCATGAGGGTGATCCCGCTCGCCGCATATCTCGATCGAGCAAGCGCCGGGGCGGCAGACGTGCCGGCGCTGATCTCGGCCGTGCCGCAAGCGACCCGTGAGGAGGAAATCGCCGAGGCCCGTCGCGAAGGCGAGCGGCTGGGCCGCGAAGCGTCACGGCTTGCGCATGAGGAGGTGCTGCAGAATGAGCGGCAGGGCTTCGATACGCGCCTGGCTGAGGAGCGGCGGGTCTGGAGCGAGACTCAGGGCCAGGAGCTTGCCAAGGCGATCGACGAAGGCTTGGCGCGGGTTGAGGCGGCGATTGCCGATGTGACGGCGCGGCTCCTCGAGCCTCTGATCGTCGCCGAAGCGCGCCGGACCACCCTTGCCGAGTTGAAGGAAATGCTCAGCGAAATGCTGACGAAGCCCGAGGTCGCGACGATCCATGTCTCGGGGCCGGAAGATATTCTGGCCGCTATGCGCGACAGTCTCGCCCACGGTGGAAAGAACATTGTCTACGTGACGAGCGCCGATCCGGATATTCGTGTCGAGTCCGCCAACACGGTCATCGAAACGCGCCTTGAGCCATGGGCCGCCCGTCTAAGAGAGGCAATGAGATGAACCAGCAAGAGGCCGATCCGGCCAATCGGGAACTGGTGATCATCCGCAGGCGCCCTCATGCGGAAGGTGAGGCGCATCATGGCGGCGTCTGGAAGATCGCCTATGCCGATTTCATGACGGCGATGATGGCCTTCTTCCTGGTGATGTGGCTCATCAATGCGGCCAATGAAGAGACGCGCGCGCAGGTGGCGAGCTATTTCAATCCGGTCAAGTTGGTCGATTCGCGCACCAGCACCAAGGGGCTGCAGGATCTCGATGCCGGGGCCGACGGCATCATCACGCGCGAACCGGTGGTAAACCGCACCAAGACGGACCAAAGCGGCAAATCGGAGGCAGCTGAGAAGAAGATCACCGAGGAAATGCTTCTGCGCCAGCCCTTCGCCGCCCTCGAGCAGATTGCCGGTCCTGCCGACGAGAGCGGCAAGGCAGAGGAGAGAAAGGTTGGGGCGCTTCCGGAAGAAGCGGGCCGTCCCGGCAGGCTCGGCGGTAAGGCCTATCTCGATCCTTTCGATCCACAGACGTGGCAGCGTGTCGAGGCGAAGGGTGAGACTGTGGCCGAAAGGCCCGGTACGCCCGCGCTGCATGACCAGGCTAAGCTTGAAAGGCCGGCCGAAGATCCGCCAGGCAAGCAGGCGGAGAAGCCGGCCGAGGCGGAGATGGAGAAGCCGCCTCCGGCGCAGCCGGCGCCGGCGGCAAAATCCGACCCAAAGCCTTCGGAGGTGGCGATGCCGTCGGCATCACCGCATGAACCGAAGTCCGATCCGTCGACGGCGGCGCGCGACGACAAGGACGCCGTCAAACCGCGCGTCGCGAAACAGGAGGCGCATGCGCCGAATCCCGAGCAGGACGCCAAACTGATCGAGAAGGAGATCAAGAACGCCCTGGGTGTCAAATCGCCCGGTGCGTCGCCCAAGCTCGAAGTGCGCAGTACCGCCAATGGCGTTCTCATCAGTCTTACCGATGACGCGACATTCGGCATGTTTGCCATTGCTTCGGCTGAACCGCAGGCGGTCCTGGTGAGCTACCTGGAGAAGATCGGCAAGATCCTGAATGAGCGTCCCGGCAAGATCATCATCCGCGGACACACCGATGGACGGCCGTTCCGGTCCGACGTCTACGACAACTGGCGATTGTCCACAGCCCGGGCGCATATGGCTTATTACATGCTGGTTCGCGGCGGGATCGATGAGAAGAGGGTGGAGCGTATCGAGGGTTATGCCGATCGCGAGCTGAAGATTGCGAACGATCCGGAAGCGGCGGAGAACCGCCGCATAGAGATCCTGCTGGAAGAGGGAGAGTCGTGAAGGTCGCGCTCCCGCTTGCCGTCGCCTTGCTTGCAGGCCTCTGGTTGGCGCCGGCCGCACGTGGCGAGTCTTTACCCCAGCCCTACGAGATGGTGCGCTCGCTACAGTTTCTCCAGGAGAATATCACGCTCGGCAGCCGCGCCGCGCAGGAGGCGCAGCAGAAGTATCTCGTGCAGATGACCGAACGCTTTCAATCGGCCGACATGCCGGTCTGGCGGGACCGGAAGAACTTCGCCGCGGCGATCATCCATGCGTTGAGTGGGGGTGATCCAGTCGTCCTGCGCGGTTTGATCAGCCAAAAGGCGATCGCCGGCGACGATCTGCCTTTGGCAGAAGGAACGCTTGCCTATGCGGAGGGGCGGTCCAAGGACGCCGCAGAGCTGCTCCTGTCCATCGATGTCCGCTCGCTGGAGCCGGCATTGGGCGGCTATGTAGCCCTCACCCAGTCGGCGCTGGTCGCCGATGTCGATCCCAAGCGGGCCGGGCAGCTGCTCGATATCGCGCGCCTTCTGATGCCGGGCACGCTTGTCGAGGAAGCCTCGTTGCGGCGCGAAGTCACCGCGATCGTCCAGGACGGCGACATCGAGAAATTCGAGCGCCTGGCGCGTCAACAGCTCACGCGATTCCGCCAGTCGCTCTACGCCACTGCCTTTCGCGGGCAGTTTACCGATGCCTTGATCAAGCTCGATTACAACGCCAAGTCGGGCCGGCTGCAGGTCATAGCGGAAATATTGGATGCGCTTCCGATCTCTGATCGGCGCGAGATCTATCTCCTCATAGCGCAACGCGCTGTGACGGCGGGCAACACCGAGATGGCACGATTTGCCGCCGATCGAGCGGCGGAACTCGCCGCCGGCGCCGCCGCGGATGACGCTCGTGCCGAGCTCTATGCCGCCGCGGCCCTCGTCGTGACTGAGGATTTCGACGCCGCGCTGGAGAAGCTCAAGGCAATCGACAAGTCGAAGCTCACGGCTGAGGATTCGCAGCTGCTCCAAAGCGCCCTCTCCGTCGCTACCCGCCTGCGGGAATGGCCGCATCCGGCGTCTTTCCCGGAGGCTCAGCGCGAGGACCGCGAGGCGCGCGAGCTCGATAGCGAGACGCAGCACATCGCGGAACTGACCAAGCGGGTGCGAGAGGCCATCGCGCGCACGGATGAGTTCTTGAAAAGGCAAACGCAATGATGAAAGCGGCAGCCGAGCAGCCGGCGCAGATACAGGGGATGCCGGGGCAAACCGGCGCCAGGCAGGCTCCCCGTGCCCGCACCGGAACGGACCAGCTGATGGCGGATTTCGACGAACTGCTGGCTAAGCAGTCGATGATTTCCGACATGCCGCCGGAGAACAGGGAGCAGGCATCTTCCGACGGCCCGCCTGCGCAGCAGGCGCTCGCCTCTCCGGAAGTCTTGTTCCTTGCCCTTACCGGTGGACGGGAGTTTCCGGCGAAGCAGGGAGTACCCGAGCAGCCTGGGGTATCGGACAGCGGCGGTGACGTTTCAGCTACCGCATCAGACGACAGCGCGACACAGGGGGTAACGACAATGCCGGAGCCGATTCCGGTGCTGGCGCAATCGCAAGTGCTTGATCCGCCGGCGCGTATTGCGGTGAATGAAGGACGCCAGCCGGCAATCGACAAGCCTGCCGTCGGGCCGAGTGCGCCAGTACCGGCACACATCGAACTTGCAGATACCGAGGCGGTGGCCGATCTGACGCCGGAGCTTCCGGCATCGGAGAATGACCGGGCACCTGCGCGGGACGGCGTCGCGCTATCGGTGGAGAGGAAGTCACAGGCGATCGGCGAGGCCACGTCATCGAAGGACATGGGGGCGAGTCCGGCATGCGCGCCTGTCACGTTGATCCGGGTCGCCGGCCAGGAGACCCATTTCGCCCCGACGCCTGTTTTCCTGTTTGACGATATCAAGACAGGTGCTTCGAGCATGCATCCGACCTCCGGTCCTGACGAACCGAGCGGGGCGCAGCCGCAATCGCCGGTCGCGCTCAAGGCGCCGAGCGGTCCCCTCAAGACACTGACGGTCCAACTCGGCTCGCATGAGCTCGGCCTGATCAATGCCACCATGGCGCTCAAGGACAAGGCGCTCGATCTGCGGGTCGGGGCAATGCGCGATGAGGCGGTCACGAGCCTGCGGGAAAATGCCGGTCGGCTTACCGAAACGCTGCAGTCTTTGGGCTTCTCCGTGGATGGGGTGACCGTGCAGAAGATGCATCAGGTTGATGCCGGCGCCCAGACAGGCAGCGGCCAGCAGATGCAGCACGGCGCCGCCGGGCAGGATGGGCAAGGCCAGCAACGAGACCCGAATGCCTCGGGCTTCGGCGCCGAAGGATCCTCGAGGCAATCCCGGCATATTCCCGATGACGACCATCGCGCGGAGCAGGACGGCAATGATCAAGCCAAGAGCATGGGCGGTATTCGCAATAGCCATGACGTCTTCCTGTGAGGTCGCGCTTGCGGCATCACCGCTCACGGTCTGCGAAAGAGAGATGCTTCGCGCCTCCGAGCAGCATCAGGTCCCGCTCGGCGTTCTCTATGCGGTGGGCCTGACCGAGACCGGTCGCAAGGGATCGCTGCAACCATTCGTGCTCAATGTCGAGGGCAGGGCGCTTTACTCGGCGAGCGCGGCTGAGGCGATTCGAAAATTCCAGACGGCGCGCGCCGCGGGCGCCAAGCTCATCGATCTCGGCTGCATGCAGATCAATCACTATTATCATGGCCGGGAATTCCGCAGCCTCGCAGACATGCTGGCGCCGCGTGAGAATGTCGAATATGCGGCCCGTTTTCTGAAGGAATTGCGCCAGCGCGAAGGCAGCTGGACGCTGGCCGTGGCGCGCTACCATGCCGGTCCCAACAACGACCCGGCGCAGAAGCGCTATGTGTGCCGCGTGATCGCCAACATGGTGGCGACCGGCTTCGGCGTGTGGACGCAGAACGCGCGCAAATTCTGCCGCTGAGCACGCATGGTTAATAAACCATTAAGTCACCGATCCGGAATCCCTCAGTATTTTCACGTATTTGACCCCTGGACTCGCGATCAACTACGAAAAGATGGTTAACGATTCGGAAGGGCTGGGCGCGTGATTATTATTGTCGATGAACGTCAGATGGTCACGCAGGCCTATGAATCGAGTTTCGGCCGGGAGGGGATCGCCTCGATGGGCTTTGGACCAGCCGACTTCAACCACTGGGTGGGGAGTGCCGCCGCTCCCGACCTTGAAGCGGTGGAGGCGTTCATCCTCGGCGATTGCGCTGAACTCGAGGACTATCCGCGGCAGATCCGCAACCGGTCGCGCGCGCCGGTTATCGCCCTCAACGAGAATCCCGGCCTCGAGCACACGCTCAAGATTTTCGCCGCTGGCGCCGACGATGTCGTCCGCAAGCCCGTGCATGTGCGCGAGATCATGGCGCGCATCGAAGCCATTCGCCGTCGCCGCGAGGACGCGGCCGGCTATACCGACGTCGGCGATATCCGCGTCTTCTCGAATGGCTGCGATCCGATCGTGAAGGGTGAAGTGCTGCTCCTGCCACGCCGCGAGCGCCGCATCCTCGAATATCTCGTCAGCCGCCACGGCCGCCTTGTCAGCAAGGCTCAGATCTTCAGCTCGATCTATGGAATCTTCGACGAGGACGTCCAGGAGAACGTGATCGAAAGCCATATCAGCAAGCTGCGCAAGAAGCTGCGCAATCGCCTTGGGTTCGATCCCATCGAATCGAAGCGCTATCTGGGCTATCGGCTGATCGCCGATCCGGTAACCGACTCCTTGTCGGCCGAGCACCTCGATGACGATGAGCCGGCAGCGGTCGTCGCCTATGAAGGGGCCTCCGTCGTTGCGCGGGCCGCACTTGCGGACGAGATGGCCTGCTGAGGGAGCGCAGCCAGCTTCACGCAAGTCTGATCGCGTCTACTGTCGGGAGATGAGATCAGTCAATCGAGGGAGTTGGCCATGAGCCTGTATGGTGTGATGCGGACCAGCACGTCCGGGATGACGGCGCAGGCCAATCGGTTGAGCGCCGTCGCCGACAACATCGCCAATTCGAACACCACGGGCTACAAGCGCTCATTCACCGAATTTTCATCGCTGATCATCGACGCAAATGCGAGCTCCTATACGCCCGGAAGCGTCTCGACGGTGGTGCGCACCGCGATCAGCCAGCAAGGCAATCTGCTGGGCACGACCTCCACGACCGACCTGGCCGTCAGGGGCAATGGCTTCTTCGTGGTGTCTGACAGTGACGGCACGCCGTATCTGACGCGTGCCGGCTCCTTCGTTCCCGACAGCGAGGGCAACTTGGTCAATGCCGCGGGCTTCAATCTGATGGGCTATCCGATCATCAATGGCCAGGTCAATGTCGTCGCCAACGGTTATTCCGGCCTCGAGATCGTCAATGTGGACGACTTCGCCATGCGGTCCAATCCGACCACCCAGGGAGAGTTCCGCGTGAAGCTGCCGGATGGTGCTACGGCTGTCGCTCCGCCCAATCTGCCGTCCGCCAATCAGGCCTCCGCCACCTACACTGCCAAGACGTCGCTCGTGACCTATGACAATCTCGGCAATGAAGTCATCCTCGACGTCTATTTGACCAAGACGGGTAACGGAACCTGGCAAATGGCTGTCTTCGACAAGTCGGCCGCCGGCCCGAACGGCTTCCCCTATACGAGCGGTCCGTTGACCACCGCCAACCTCACCTTCAACACCACGACCGGCCAATTGACCGCGCCCAATCCGCCGTCGCTGTCAATTCCCGTTCCCAACGGCCAGACTATGACGCTCGACATTGGCGGGACCTCCCAGCTCGCTGGTGATTACACGGTCGTCGATGCCATCGTGAACGGCAACGCGCCCGTCTCGATCGAGAAGGTGAACTTCGGCTCCGATGGCGTTGTCTATGCGACCTATGAGAACGGCAACAAGGTGCCGGTTTTCAAGATCCCGCTCGCCAATGTCACGAGCCCCGACAATCTCAACCAGCTCACCGGGAATGTCTTCTCGACGTCGCCGGATTCGGGCGATGTACAGATTGGCTTCCCGGGTGCCGACGGGCGCGGTTCAATCCTTTCCAACACGCTCGAACAGTCGACCGTCGACATGGCCACGGAGCTCACCACAATGATCGACGCCCAGCGCGGCTATACCGCCAATTCCAAGGTTTTCCAGACCGGCGCCGAGCTGATGGATGTTCTGGTCAATCTCAAGCGCTGATAAGGCGAAGTATCGATAGGAGCGGAGGAGCCGGCAAATATGAGTTTGTCCGCGGGATTGAATATCGCACGCTCGGCTCTTGCCGCTGTCTCGGGCCAGACGGCGGTGATATCGCGCAATATCTCCGCCCTGAACGACCCCCATTACGCCCGCCGCACCGCCAATGTCGCCTCCCTCGTCAGCGGCGGCGGCGTAGAAATCTCATCCATCACCCGGTCGACCGACAAGGTGCTCTTTACGACAAAGCTCGATGCCGCCTCGCGCGCGATGATGCATGAGGAGATCGCCGCCAGCCTCGACGCCTTGGAGAATACGATCAACGATCCCAATCTGGGCCGGTCGCCCTCCGCCCTGATCGGTAAGTTCAACGACGCGCTTCAGCTTTACGCCAATGCGCCGCATGATGTGACGGCAGCGTCGTCGGCGGTGGCCGCCGCCGCCAATCTGGCGAATGCGCTGAATGATGCGACCTCGACGG
This genomic stretch from Nordella sp. HKS 07 harbors:
- a CDS encoding flagellar hook protein FlgE, which gives rise to MSLYGVMRTSTSGMTAQANRLSAVADNIANSNTTGYKRSFTEFSSLIIDANASSYTPGSVSTVVRTAISQQGNLLGTTSTTDLAVRGNGFFVVSDSDGTPYLTRAGSFVPDSEGNLVNAAGFNLMGYPIINGQVNVVANGYSGLEIVNVDDFAMRSNPTTQGEFRVKLPDGATAVAPPNLPSANQASATYTAKTSLVTYDNLGNEVILDVYLTKTGNGTWQMAVFDKSAAGPNGFPYTSGPLTTANLTFNTTTGQLTAPNPPSLSIPVPNGQTMTLDIGGTSQLAGDYTVVDAIVNGNAPVSIEKVNFGSDGVVYATYENGNKVPVFKIPLANVTSPDNLNQLTGNVFSTSPDSGDVQIGFPGADGRGSILSNTLEQSTVDMATELTTMIDAQRGYTANSKVFQTGAELMDVLVNLKR
- the fliF gene encoding flagellar basal-body MS-ring/collar protein FliF codes for the protein MAYLEHAERLWGSIVGLGARRIMALAVIGLSVLAVVGLAAYFLSRPSNEILYTGLDAQDVTRVGAALTEAGIPFDVNAEGTAIMVRYGQTAKARMLLAEKGLPRSETAGYELFDNMGSLGLTSFMQQVTRVRVLEGEIARTIQSMKGIKAARVHIVMPDGGSFRRTQQQPTASVVIRTDTSDEFGSAQAIRHMVAAAVPGLAVDQVTVLNTSGVLLASGGDLADAAPGKLAGLERTVGQEVQDNIAKTLVPYLGLENFQVSVAARLNTDKKQTNETIFDPESRAERSVRVVKESGTTQNTSGKSSVSVTQNLPEGQQEAPSADNSTQESERREELTNFEINSKTISTVSDGYRIENLSVAVVVNRDRIVELLGKDAKPEDMQAQTREIEQLVASAAGLDEARGDKVKITAVQFFQNGAATEPVAGDGIGDQLLRQSGTLINAVTVLAVAALLIWFGLKPALRTIMQPEALPQSMPPGLLPGASAAAQDGALGIMSGDEPNLIEDVTSRMRRTPQKRLEQMVEYDDEQAAAILKQWILEAKPA
- a CDS encoding flagellar hook-length control protein FliK translates to MMKAAAEQPAQIQGMPGQTGARQAPRARTGTDQLMADFDELLAKQSMISDMPPENREQASSDGPPAQQALASPEVLFLALTGGREFPAKQGVPEQPGVSDSGGDVSATASDDSATQGVTTMPEPIPVLAQSQVLDPPARIAVNEGRQPAIDKPAVGPSAPVPAHIELADTEAVADLTPELPASENDRAPARDGVALSVERKSQAIGEATSSKDMGASPACAPVTLIRVAGQETHFAPTPVFLFDDIKTGASSMHPTSGPDEPSGAQPQSPVALKAPSGPLKTLTVQLGSHELGLINATMALKDKALDLRVGAMRDEAVTSLRENAGRLTETLQSLGFSVDGVTVQKMHQVDAGAQTGSGQQMQHGAAGQDGQGQQRDPNASGFGAEGSSRQSRHIPDDDHRAEQDGNDQAKSMGGIRNSHDVFL
- a CDS encoding chemotaxis protein: MKVALPLAVALLAGLWLAPAARGESLPQPYEMVRSLQFLQENITLGSRAAQEAQQKYLVQMTERFQSADMPVWRDRKNFAAAIIHALSGGDPVVLRGLISQKAIAGDDLPLAEGTLAYAEGRSKDAAELLLSIDVRSLEPALGGYVALTQSALVADVDPKRAGQLLDIARLLMPGTLVEEASLRREVTAIVQDGDIEKFERLARQQLTRFRQSLYATAFRGQFTDALIKLDYNAKSGRLQVIAEILDALPISDRREIYLLIAQRAVTAGNTEMARFAADRAAELAAGAAADDARAELYAAAALVVTEDFDAALEKLKAIDKSKLTAEDSQLLQSALSVATRLREWPHPASFPEAQREDREARELDSETQHIAELTKRVREAIARTDEFLKRQTQ
- a CDS encoding MotB family protein, which encodes MNQQEADPANRELVIIRRRPHAEGEAHHGGVWKIAYADFMTAMMAFFLVMWLINAANEETRAQVASYFNPVKLVDSRTSTKGLQDLDAGADGIITREPVVNRTKTDQSGKSEAAEKKITEEMLLRQPFAALEQIAGPADESGKAEERKVGALPEEAGRPGRLGGKAYLDPFDPQTWQRVEAKGETVAERPGTPALHDQAKLERPAEDPPGKQAEKPAEAEMEKPPPAQPAPAAKSDPKPSEVAMPSASPHEPKSDPSTAARDDKDAVKPRVAKQEAHAPNPEQDAKLIEKEIKNALGVKSPGASPKLEVRSTANGVLISLTDDATFGMFAIASAEPQAVLVSYLEKIGKILNERPGKIIIRGHTDGRPFRSDVYDNWRLSTARAHMAYYMLVRGGIDEKRVERIEGYADRELKIANDPEAAENRRIEILLEEGES
- a CDS encoding transglycosylase SLT domain-containing protein produces the protein MTSSCEVALAASPLTVCEREMLRASEQHQVPLGVLYAVGLTETGRKGSLQPFVLNVEGRALYSASAAEAIRKFQTARAAGAKLIDLGCMQINHYYHGREFRSLADMLAPRENVEYAARFLKELRQREGSWTLAVARYHAGPNNDPAQKRYVCRVIANMVATGFGVWTQNARKFCR